A window from Actinomycetospora corticicola encodes these proteins:
- the hemQ gene encoding hydrogen peroxide-dependent heme synthase, producing MARLNYDELNSTIRYAMWSVFRTDQAKLGEDRRTAAEEFAAVIDEQESKDVVVRGVYDLAGMRADADWMVWTHAKDVEALQATYTALRRTALGRASEPVWSNTALHRPAEFNKSHVPAFIAGEEPKGYLCLYPFVRSLDWYLLPDPERRQMLADHGKAARGYADVRANTVPAFALGDYEWILAFEADELDRIVDLMRDLRATEARRHVREETPFFTGPRVEPGALLALS from the coding sequence GTGGCCAGGCTGAACTACGACGAGCTGAACTCGACGATCCGCTACGCCATGTGGTCGGTGTTCCGCACCGACCAGGCGAAGCTGGGCGAGGACCGGCGCACCGCCGCCGAGGAGTTCGCCGCCGTGATCGACGAGCAGGAGTCCAAGGACGTCGTCGTGCGCGGGGTGTACGACCTCGCGGGCATGCGCGCCGACGCCGACTGGATGGTCTGGACACACGCGAAGGACGTCGAGGCGCTCCAGGCGACCTACACCGCGCTGCGCCGCACGGCCCTCGGGCGGGCGTCCGAGCCGGTCTGGTCGAACACCGCGCTGCACCGCCCGGCGGAGTTCAACAAGAGCCACGTCCCGGCGTTCATCGCGGGGGAGGAGCCGAAGGGCTACCTCTGCCTCTACCCCTTCGTGCGCTCGTTGGACTGGTACCTGCTGCCCGACCCGGAGCGGCGCCAGATGCTGGCCGACCACGGCAAGGCCGCCCGGGGTTACGCCGACGTCCGCGCCAACACCGTGCCCGCGTTCGCGCTGGGCGACTACGAGTGGATCCTCGCCTTCGAGGCCGACGAGCTCGACCGCATCGTCGACCTGATGCGTGACCTGCGCGCCACCGAGGCCCGCCGCCACGTGCGCGAGGAGACGCCGTTCTTCACCGGCCCGCGGGTCGAGCCCGGCGCCCTGCTCGCGCTGTCGTGA
- the hemE gene encoding uroporphyrinogen decarboxylase, which produces MSAPTQPDPHPVAPLAPAGPSERRRALPGSAFLTAARGGTPEHLPVWFQRQAGRSLPEYRRARQGTGMLESCLTPDLACEITLQPVRRYGVDAAILFSDIVVPLKVAGIGVDIVAGTGPVIESPVRTAADVARLRRLDPAQAAPVAEAVRLLIGELGETPLIGFAGAPFTLASYLVEGGPSRNHERTKALMHAEPATWHALLDHLADLTLTFLRVQIEAGVDAVQLFDSWAGALSERDYRALVLPHSTKVLEGLADAGIPRTHFGVGTGELLGAMGEAGADVVGVDWRIPLDVAARRAPGKVLQGNLDPAVLFAGPAVVESEVRRIVAEGHAAPAHVFNLGHGVLPETDPDALLRVVETVHSLPVRA; this is translated from the coding sequence ATGAGCGCGCCGACGCAGCCCGATCCCCACCCCGTCGCTCCGCTCGCCCCGGCGGGTCCGAGCGAACGCAGGCGCGCCCTGCCCGGATCGGCCTTCCTGACGGCGGCGCGGGGCGGGACGCCCGAGCACCTGCCGGTGTGGTTCCAGCGCCAGGCGGGCCGCTCGCTGCCGGAGTACCGGCGCGCCCGGCAGGGCACCGGGATGCTCGAGTCCTGCCTGACGCCCGACCTCGCCTGCGAGATCACGCTGCAGCCCGTCCGCCGCTACGGCGTGGACGCGGCGATCCTCTTCTCCGACATCGTGGTGCCGCTCAAGGTCGCGGGCATCGGGGTCGACATCGTCGCCGGCACCGGTCCGGTGATCGAGTCGCCGGTGCGCACCGCCGCGGACGTCGCGCGGCTGCGCCGGCTCGACCCGGCGCAGGCCGCCCCGGTCGCGGAGGCGGTCCGCCTGCTCATCGGCGAGCTGGGCGAGACGCCGCTGATCGGCTTCGCGGGTGCGCCCTTCACGCTCGCCTCCTACCTCGTCGAGGGCGGCCCGAGCCGCAACCACGAGCGCACCAAGGCGCTGATGCACGCCGAGCCCGCCACGTGGCACGCGCTGCTCGACCACCTCGCCGACCTCACGCTGACCTTCCTGCGTGTGCAGATCGAGGCCGGGGTGGACGCGGTCCAGCTGTTCGACTCGTGGGCCGGCGCGCTGTCCGAGCGCGACTACCGCGCCCTCGTGCTCCCGCACTCGACGAAGGTCCTCGAGGGCCTGGCCGACGCCGGGATCCCGCGCACGCACTTCGGCGTCGGCACCGGGGAGCTGCTCGGCGCGATGGGCGAGGCCGGCGCGGACGTCGTCGGCGTCGACTGGCGCATCCCGCTCGACGTCGCCGCCCGCCGGGCGCCCGGCAAGGTCCTGCAGGGCAACCTCGATCCGGCGGTGCTCTTCGCGGGCCCCGCCGTCGTCGAGTCCGAGGTGCGGCGCATCGTCGCCGAGGGCCACGCCGCCCCGGCCCACGTGTTCAACCTCGGCCACGGGGTGCTGCCGGAGACCGACCCGGACGCGCTGCTGCGCGTCGTCGAGACCGTGCACTCCCTGCCCGTCCGGGCGTGA
- a CDS encoding SDR family oxidoreductase → MTGVVAGTRVVVTGASRGIGRAEALALAAEGARVVVGYGRSADAADAVVAEITDAGGEAHAVAADMADPAAVTALMDRAAELLGGIDVLVSNAGIEHFGALGTITAEEFDHVFAVNTRGQLLAVQAAAAHMGSGGRIVCTSSIAASTPVPGHALYAGSKAAVEAMVKVLALDLVPRGITINAIAPGGTTSDMSAENGKHYDNDLAPIAWPMGRYGEPEDITPLVRFLASPESGWMTGQTLRISGGQ, encoded by the coding sequence GTGACGGGCGTCGTCGCGGGCACCCGCGTCGTCGTCACCGGCGCCAGCCGCGGGATCGGGCGGGCCGAGGCGCTCGCCCTGGCCGCCGAGGGCGCCCGCGTGGTCGTGGGCTACGGCCGCAGCGCGGACGCGGCCGACGCCGTCGTCGCGGAGATCACCGACGCCGGCGGCGAGGCCCACGCCGTGGCGGCCGACATGGCCGACCCGGCGGCGGTCACCGCCCTCATGGACCGGGCCGCCGAACTGCTCGGTGGCATCGACGTGCTGGTGTCGAACGCGGGCATCGAGCACTTCGGGGCGCTCGGCACGATCACGGCCGAGGAGTTCGACCACGTCTTCGCCGTGAACACCCGCGGGCAGCTCCTCGCCGTCCAGGCCGCCGCGGCGCACATGGGCTCGGGCGGGCGCATCGTGTGCACCTCCTCGATCGCCGCCTCCACCCCGGTCCCCGGCCACGCGCTCTACGCCGGGTCGAAGGCCGCGGTCGAGGCGATGGTGAAGGTCCTCGCGCTCGACCTCGTCCCGCGCGGCATCACGATCAACGCGATCGCGCCCGGCGGGACCACGAGCGACATGTCGGCCGAGAACGGCAAGCACTACGACAACGACCTCGCGCCGATCGCGTGGCCGATGGGTCGCTACGGCGAGCCGGAGGACATCACGCCGCTGGTGCGCTTCCTCGCCTCGCCCGAGAGCGGCTGGATGACCGGCCAGACGCTGCGCATCTCCGGCGGACAGTAG
- the hemG gene encoding protoporphyrinogen oxidase: MTGLPDGGSPPRVVVVGGGVSGLAAAHRLRTTLGDAAEIVVLESTRVLGGKLAAVELGGLRVDVGAEAFLARRPEASDRLVELGLADDLVHPSAASSGIRAGGATHAMPKRTVMGVPADPPAVGSLLSDAGRAALTADDELGPVTWTGDDSVGGLVRARLGDEVADRLVDPLLGGVYSGRADALGIRATVPALAAALDRDPSSLVAAARAALPAGTTLPGPVFGTLRTSLADLPPALAVAARADVRLARTVTSLERHGTGWRVVAAGPAGTEVLDADAVVLAVPAPALRRLLADVAPVAASAAAGIELASSAVVALALPPDTDLGARSGVLIGSGERRPDGTPWTIKAVTVSSVKWPHLVGEDAVVVRASIGRFGENETLQRDDDELVTAARADLAVLLDLHAEPLETVVARWGGGLPQYGVGHGGTVARLESALPDGLAVAGAALHGVGVPACLATGDAAAARIADHVTSHVRGTLAP; encoded by the coding sequence GTGACCGGCCTTCCCGACGGCGGGTCCCCGCCCCGCGTCGTCGTGGTCGGCGGCGGGGTGAGCGGTCTCGCGGCCGCGCACCGGCTCCGCACGACCCTCGGCGACGCCGCGGAGATCGTCGTCCTCGAGTCCACCCGGGTGCTCGGCGGCAAGCTCGCGGCGGTCGAGCTCGGCGGGCTGCGGGTGGACGTCGGGGCGGAGGCGTTCCTCGCCCGCCGTCCGGAGGCCTCCGACCGGCTCGTCGAGCTCGGGCTGGCCGACGACCTCGTCCACCCGTCCGCGGCGTCGTCCGGGATCCGCGCCGGGGGCGCCACGCACGCGATGCCGAAGCGCACCGTGATGGGGGTCCCGGCCGACCCACCCGCCGTCGGGAGCCTGCTGTCCGACGCCGGACGGGCGGCGCTGACGGCCGACGACGAGCTCGGTCCGGTGACGTGGACCGGGGACGACAGCGTCGGCGGCCTGGTCCGGGCCCGGCTCGGGGACGAGGTCGCCGACCGGCTCGTCGACCCGCTGCTCGGCGGCGTGTACTCGGGGCGCGCGGACGCCCTCGGGATCCGCGCGACGGTGCCGGCGCTGGCCGCCGCCCTCGACCGGGACCCGTCGTCGCTCGTGGCCGCCGCGCGGGCCGCGCTCCCGGCCGGCACCACCCTCCCCGGCCCGGTGTTCGGGACGCTCCGCACCTCGCTCGCCGACCTCCCGCCCGCACTGGCCGTCGCGGCGCGGGCCGACGTCCGGCTCGCCCGGACGGTGACGTCCCTGGAGCGGCACGGGACGGGGTGGCGGGTGGTCGCCGCCGGACCGGCCGGGACCGAGGTCCTCGACGCGGACGCCGTGGTGCTCGCGGTGCCCGCCCCGGCCCTGCGGCGCCTGCTGGCCGACGTCGCCCCCGTGGCGGCCTCGGCCGCGGCGGGCATCGAGCTCGCGTCCTCCGCCGTCGTCGCGCTGGCCCTGCCGCCCGACACCGACCTCGGCGCCCGCTCCGGGGTGCTGATCGGCTCGGGGGAGCGGCGGCCGGACGGGACGCCGTGGACGATCAAGGCCGTCACCGTCTCGTCGGTGAAGTGGCCGCACCTCGTGGGGGAGGACGCGGTCGTGGTGCGGGCCTCGATCGGGCGCTTCGGGGAGAACGAGACGCTGCAGCGCGACGACGACGAGCTCGTCACCGCCGCCCGGGCCGACCTCGCCGTACTGTTGGACCTGCATGCGGAGCCCCTCGAGACCGTGGTGGCGCGCTGGGGCGGGGGGCTGCCGCAGTACGGCGTCGGGCACGGCGGGACGGTCGCGCGCCTGGAGTCGGCGCTGCCCGACGGGCTCGCCGTGGCGGGTGCGGCACTGCACGGGGTCGGCGTGCCGGCCTGCCTCGCGACCGGCGATGCCGCGGCCGCCCGGATCGCCGACCACGTCACCTCTCACGTGAGGGGAACCCTCGCGCCGTAG